A genomic stretch from Astatotilapia calliptera chromosome 4, fAstCal1.2, whole genome shotgun sequence includes:
- the LOC113021454 gene encoding deoxyribonuclease-1 isoform X2: MHLVGTLGLFLTLLHLSNSLLLGAFNIKSFGDTKASNTTLMNIITKIVQRYDVILIQEVRDSDLSATQKLMEYVNKDSPQYKYIVSEPLGASTYKERYLFLYREALVSVAKSYTYDDGPEETGQDAFSREPFVVMFSSKHTAVRDFTLIPQHTSPESAVRELNALYDVVADVRARWNNDDIVLLGDFNAGCSYVSGSDWQQIRIFTDKTFHWLITDAADTTVSQTVCPYDRIVVTADMMRGVVKDSAKVYNYMTDLNLKQDLALAVSDHFPVEVKLSG; the protein is encoded by the exons ATGCATTTGGTGGGCACTTTGGGGCTTTTTCTGACCTTGCTGCATCTCTCTAACTCGCTGCTGCTGGGAGCCTTTAACATCAAATCCTTCGGAGACACCAAAGCCTCCAACACCACTCTGATGAACATCATTACCAAG attgTCCAACGCTATGACGTCATTCTGATCCAAGAGGTCAGAGACAGTGATCTCTCAGCAACCCAAAAACTCATGGAGTACGTCAACAA AGATTCTCCTCAGTACAAATACATCGTCAGCGAGCCTCTCGGTGCGAGCACCTATAAAGAGCGATATCTCTTCCTTTACAG GGAGGCGCTGGTATCGGTGGCAAAAAGCTACACCTATGACGACGGCCcggaggaaactggacaagacgCCTTTAGCAGGGAGCCGTTTGTCGTAATGTTCTCCTCCAAACACACTG CTGTGAGAGACTTTACTCTGATCCCTCAGCACACCTCCCCAGAATCAGCTGTTCGGGAGCTAAATGCTCTCTATGACGTGGTGGCAGATGTCCGCGCTCGCTGGAACAATGAT GACATCGTGCTGCTGGGTGACTTCAACGCAGGCTGTAGTTATGTGTCCGGGTCTGACTGGCAGCAGATCCGCATCTTCACTGACAAGACTTTCCATTGGCTGATCACTGATGCGGCCGACACTACCGTGTCGCAAACTGTCTGCCCTTACGACAG gatTGTGGTCACTGCGGACATGATGAGAGGAGTGGTGAAAGATAGTGCGAAGGTGTATAACTACATGACGGACCTGAATCTCAAACAAGATCTG gCGTTGGCTGTCAGCGACCACTTCCCCGTGGAGGTGAAGCTGAGCGGTTAG
- the LOC113021454 gene encoding deoxyribonuclease-1 isoform X1, with product MHLVGTLGLFLTLLHLSNSLLLGAFNIKSFGDTKASNTTLMNIITKIVQRYDVILIQEVRDSDLSATQKLMEYVNNVCLFPPRDSPQYKYIVSEPLGASTYKERYLFLYREALVSVAKSYTYDDGPEETGQDAFSREPFVVMFSSKHTAVRDFTLIPQHTSPESAVRELNALYDVVADVRARWNNDDIVLLGDFNAGCSYVSGSDWQQIRIFTDKTFHWLITDAADTTVSQTVCPYDRIVVTADMMRGVVKDSAKVYNYMTDLNLKQDLALAVSDHFPVEVKLSG from the exons ATGCATTTGGTGGGCACTTTGGGGCTTTTTCTGACCTTGCTGCATCTCTCTAACTCGCTGCTGCTGGGAGCCTTTAACATCAAATCCTTCGGAGACACCAAAGCCTCCAACACCACTCTGATGAACATCATTACCAAG attgTCCAACGCTATGACGTCATTCTGATCCAAGAGGTCAGAGACAGTGATCTCTCAGCAACCCAAAAACTCATGGAGTACGTCAACAA tgtgtgtttgtttcccccCAGAGATTCTCCTCAGTACAAATACATCGTCAGCGAGCCTCTCGGTGCGAGCACCTATAAAGAGCGATATCTCTTCCTTTACAG GGAGGCGCTGGTATCGGTGGCAAAAAGCTACACCTATGACGACGGCCcggaggaaactggacaagacgCCTTTAGCAGGGAGCCGTTTGTCGTAATGTTCTCCTCCAAACACACTG CTGTGAGAGACTTTACTCTGATCCCTCAGCACACCTCCCCAGAATCAGCTGTTCGGGAGCTAAATGCTCTCTATGACGTGGTGGCAGATGTCCGCGCTCGCTGGAACAATGAT GACATCGTGCTGCTGGGTGACTTCAACGCAGGCTGTAGTTATGTGTCCGGGTCTGACTGGCAGCAGATCCGCATCTTCACTGACAAGACTTTCCATTGGCTGATCACTGATGCGGCCGACACTACCGTGTCGCAAACTGTCTGCCCTTACGACAG gatTGTGGTCACTGCGGACATGATGAGAGGAGTGGTGAAAGATAGTGCGAAGGTGTATAACTACATGACGGACCTGAATCTCAAACAAGATCTG gCGTTGGCTGTCAGCGACCACTTCCCCGTGGAGGTGAAGCTGAGCGGTTAG